Proteins from a single region of Verrucosispora sp. NA02020:
- a CDS encoding lipopolysaccharide biosynthesis protein — translation MTAAPGDVADDGRPRPGRRRPFRAGRGDGFLRKSGTFFTGTLLRTLAQGALFVLLAREMPISTYGLFVGVTALVAVVSPFASAGAPSLIMQNYADAPGEWARHLVRGLFLSTVFGCAATVLVAAAGLVIWGADVGVVDLLCLAFADLVAWRLIEAVAASIQVRGRILLAALIPALLHVCRLAGAVVLSVAAGPITLHGWAVTSVVLSVVVCLPVILGGLRGGGRHAISVRGSLGQARTGMLFAVGLSAQSVYNDVDKVMLSRLGTPESAAIYAAAYRVVDLAYTPARSMSAIAYPRFFEAGRNGPRAALRMARGLLPRFLAFSVPVSLLLVAFSWMMPLVFGADFEAAVPALQGLSALLVLKSLHYLAADALSGARMQGRRTVCQIGVGVLNVLLNLWLIPAYGWQGAVYSSLACDALLAVLLWGCLAVAVRRDPAGTPPAPRSMERV, via the coding sequence GTGACGGCGGCGCCCGGTGACGTCGCGGACGATGGTCGTCCACGACCCGGTCGACGCAGGCCGTTCCGCGCCGGTCGAGGCGACGGTTTCCTGCGCAAGTCCGGCACCTTCTTCACCGGTACCCTGCTGCGCACCCTCGCCCAGGGAGCTCTCTTCGTGCTGCTGGCGCGGGAGATGCCGATCAGCACGTACGGTCTCTTCGTCGGTGTCACCGCGCTGGTCGCGGTGGTCTCGCCCTTCGCGTCCGCCGGCGCGCCGAGCCTGATCATGCAGAACTACGCGGACGCGCCGGGCGAGTGGGCCCGCCACCTCGTGCGTGGGTTGTTCCTGTCCACCGTCTTCGGCTGCGCGGCAACCGTCCTGGTCGCCGCCGCAGGGCTGGTCATCTGGGGCGCCGACGTCGGAGTGGTGGACCTGCTCTGTCTGGCCTTCGCCGACCTGGTCGCGTGGCGGCTCATCGAGGCCGTGGCGGCGTCGATCCAGGTACGCGGTCGGATCCTGCTCGCCGCGCTGATCCCGGCCCTGCTGCACGTCTGTCGGCTGGCCGGCGCCGTGGTGCTGTCCGTCGCGGCGGGACCGATCACGTTGCACGGGTGGGCGGTGACGTCCGTGGTGCTGTCCGTCGTCGTGTGCCTGCCGGTGATCCTGGGCGGGCTGCGCGGCGGAGGCCGGCACGCGATCAGCGTCCGGGGCTCCCTCGGACAGGCTCGGACCGGGATGCTCTTCGCCGTCGGGCTGTCGGCCCAGTCGGTCTACAACGACGTCGACAAGGTCATGCTCTCGCGTCTGGGCACCCCCGAGAGCGCCGCCATCTACGCCGCGGCCTACCGGGTGGTCGACCTGGCGTACACACCGGCCCGGTCGATGAGCGCGATCGCCTATCCCCGGTTCTTCGAGGCGGGCCGCAACGGCCCTAGGGCGGCCCTGCGGATGGCCCGGGGCCTGTTGCCGCGATTCCTGGCCTTCAGCGTGCCGGTGAGCCTGCTGCTGGTCGCCTTCTCGTGGATGATGCCGCTGGTGTTCGGTGCCGACTTCGAGGCAGCCGTGCCGGCGCTCCAGGGCCTGAGCGCGCTGCTCGTGCTGAAGTCTCTGCACTACCTTGCCGCAGATGCCTTGTCCGGAGCCCGGATGCAGGGGCGACGGACGGTCTGCCAGATCGGCGTCGGTGTGCTGAACGTCCTGCTCAACCTGTGGCTCATTCCGGCGTACGGCTGGCAGGGTGCCGTCTACTCCAGTCTGGCCTGCGACGCGCTGCTCGCCGTACTGCTCTGGGGATGTCTCGCCGTCGCCGTCCGCCGCGACCCGGCGGGCACGCCCCCCGCGCCACGTTCCATGGAAAGGGTCTGA
- a CDS encoding O-antigen ligase, producing MTTLFGVLLSATGLAVAGWLVYARKAVAASFGGASTAVALIGFAVLANAAPVLAGDHSSALIGVLVFALVVWLLVARRGRLAGLPEIWRRICLGLAGAVLVWCVAVDVLTGDGVYGSRLPAYAAAGLLLVAAWLLATGAPVSLGAMAYTGLAVLALLTIPTAVYGQAWRACTDGQLEKCSLAGGLFKSFYDSENYIALITSFTLVAAVCALRRAERWAVVAFCLLVIVATGSRTSYLALAAVGVWVLGAWVLQWYRPYQRIHFALCVSLVVGAAAVATYLTWSASKTTLSNRGNIWIHVREYIAGAEATGVGVSKWYYLRDIGEAPHHFFHSGYVLAIFSGGFVALTLWGLLLATLLRAPVVDGRAFSAKAPVALFVIYSFTEVVWNPLSVDGLTWIFVLMVLTKSALGSTGPVPVDATADRRQGALARLRRGTGRPSVGRTPTEARD from the coding sequence GTGACCACACTCTTCGGTGTCCTGCTGAGCGCCACCGGTCTCGCGGTGGCCGGCTGGCTGGTGTACGCGCGTAAGGCGGTCGCTGCCAGCTTCGGCGGTGCGTCGACCGCCGTCGCGCTCATCGGATTCGCGGTGCTCGCGAACGCCGCGCCCGTACTGGCCGGGGACCACTCGTCGGCGCTCATCGGCGTCCTGGTGTTCGCCCTGGTCGTCTGGCTGCTCGTGGCACGCCGCGGACGGCTGGCCGGCCTGCCCGAGATCTGGCGACGGATCTGCCTGGGGTTGGCCGGGGCCGTGCTCGTCTGGTGCGTCGCCGTCGACGTCCTCACCGGGGACGGCGTGTACGGGTCACGACTGCCGGCGTATGCCGCCGCCGGTCTGCTGTTGGTGGCGGCCTGGTTGCTGGCGACGGGGGCCCCGGTGAGCCTGGGCGCGATGGCCTACACCGGGCTGGCCGTCCTGGCTCTGCTCACCATCCCGACGGCCGTCTACGGACAGGCATGGCGGGCCTGCACCGATGGGCAGTTGGAGAAGTGCTCACTGGCGGGCGGACTGTTCAAGAGTTTCTACGACTCCGAGAACTACATCGCTCTGATCACCTCGTTCACGCTGGTCGCCGCCGTCTGCGCGTTGCGCCGGGCCGAGCGGTGGGCGGTGGTGGCGTTCTGCCTGCTGGTCATCGTGGCGACCGGGTCCCGGACGAGCTACCTGGCACTGGCCGCCGTCGGCGTCTGGGTGCTCGGCGCGTGGGTGCTCCAGTGGTACCGGCCGTACCAGCGGATCCACTTCGCCCTCTGCGTGTCGCTGGTCGTCGGCGCCGCAGCCGTGGCCACCTATCTGACCTGGAGCGCCTCCAAGACCACCCTGAGCAACCGGGGGAACATCTGGATCCACGTGCGGGAGTACATCGCCGGTGCGGAGGCCACGGGTGTGGGCGTCTCCAAGTGGTACTACCTGCGGGACATCGGCGAGGCTCCACACCACTTCTTCCACTCGGGTTACGTGCTCGCCATCTTCTCCGGCGGCTTCGTCGCACTGACCCTGTGGGGCCTGTTGTTGGCCACGCTGCTGCGCGCGCCTGTCGTCGACGGGCGCGCGTTCTCCGCCAAGGCACCGGTGGCACTCTTCGTGATCTACTCGTTCACCGAGGTGGTCTGGAACCCGCTCTCGGTCGACGGACTCACCTGGATCTTCGTCCTGATGGTGTTGACGAAGTCCGCGCTAGGATCGACCGGCCCCGTCCCGGTCGACGCGACGGCCGACCGCCGGCAGGGAGCGCTGGCCCGGCTCCGCCGCGGGACCGGCCGGCCGTCCGTCGGTCGTACGCCCACCGAGGCGCGTGACTGA
- a CDS encoding acyltransferase family protein, whose amino-acid sequence MSSGSLTAPVHRAAARRPSTPGSGFRPDIQGLRAFAVVVVILEHVFGWPAGGFVGVDVFFVVSGFLITGLLLDEHDRRGRISFADFYRRRVRRILPLAMLVLVSTYLASSLLFFGERVRATAWDALWAALFAANWRFAYTGTDYWQIDGPVSPLRHYWSLSVEEQFYLVWPVLLVAVLGMAARRGRYGSGSRWAVGMVLAAVVVGSIAFALWEVGHRPTVAYFSTFSRAWELGVGALLAVAAPLLARIPAPARPAYQWLGLTGLVVSVLVITAQSPFPVPGAFLAVISTALVIAGGVGGQRLMFPLTNRAVGYVGDISYSLYLWHFPLLVLIGAALPTGGHVVALLTLVGTAVFSVLSYHLVENPVRRSSWLERRPPGKPRQPSGVARIRRTAVLVTLAAVTVTVGTVAVRTSSSPQVGPEVAVVASQRELSQQIGAALDAADWPVLTPPPGELDTLGFTRGDGQGCRPSVPEGNDCTVTPRPRRLAVVVGDSIGSAWLPLVRRVLEPDGWEVRDLTYAGCPFLASDTVSPTASITETCPGHRRAVRTVVENSRPDLVILSNAYRQRFADTGGNPSLAEWEQAARTAKERWLGAAGRVVALQPPPLGPDPKTCITRLSAPRDCISALSEEYRTYAEADQRVWGGKGSWYIPTTDWFCLSGRCPIFIGGVIVRRDGNHVTPDYARRLAPLFDDALIPILGPPSTD is encoded by the coding sequence ATGTCGTCAGGCTCCCTCACGGCGCCGGTTCATCGGGCCGCCGCCCGGCGGCCGTCGACGCCCGGTTCGGGTTTCCGACCGGACATCCAGGGACTGCGCGCGTTCGCGGTCGTGGTGGTGATCCTCGAACACGTCTTCGGGTGGCCGGCCGGCGGGTTCGTCGGCGTCGACGTCTTCTTCGTCGTCTCCGGTTTCCTGATCACCGGCCTGTTGCTCGACGAACATGACCGCAGAGGACGGATCTCCTTCGCGGACTTCTACCGTCGACGGGTCCGCCGAATCCTGCCGCTGGCGATGCTCGTCCTGGTGAGCACGTACCTCGCGTCGTCGCTGCTGTTCTTCGGCGAGCGGGTCCGCGCGACGGCCTGGGACGCGCTCTGGGCCGCTCTCTTCGCGGCCAACTGGCGATTCGCGTACACCGGCACGGACTACTGGCAGATTGACGGACCGGTCTCGCCGTTGCGGCACTACTGGTCGCTCTCCGTCGAGGAGCAGTTCTATCTGGTCTGGCCGGTGCTGCTGGTGGCGGTGCTCGGCATGGCCGCCCGACGGGGCAGGTACGGTAGCGGCTCCCGGTGGGCGGTCGGCATGGTGCTGGCGGCCGTGGTCGTCGGCTCCATCGCGTTCGCCCTGTGGGAGGTCGGTCACCGCCCGACCGTCGCGTACTTCTCGACCTTCTCCCGTGCCTGGGAACTCGGGGTGGGTGCGCTGCTCGCGGTGGCGGCACCGCTGCTGGCCCGGATTCCGGCCCCGGCCCGCCCGGCATACCAGTGGCTCGGCCTGACCGGCCTGGTCGTCTCGGTGCTCGTCATCACCGCGCAGTCGCCCTTCCCCGTCCCGGGCGCCTTCCTGGCGGTGATCTCGACGGCCCTGGTCATCGCCGGTGGCGTCGGTGGCCAGCGGCTTATGTTCCCGCTGACCAACCGGGCGGTCGGATACGTCGGTGACATCTCCTACTCGCTGTACCTATGGCACTTCCCGCTGCTCGTCCTGATCGGGGCCGCCCTGCCGACCGGTGGACACGTCGTCGCGCTGCTCACGCTCGTCGGCACGGCGGTGTTCTCGGTGCTCTCCTACCACCTGGTGGAGAATCCGGTCCGTCGATCGTCCTGGTTGGAACGACGGCCTCCGGGCAAGCCCCGACAACCCAGCGGTGTGGCCCGGATCCGCCGCACCGCCGTCCTGGTGACGCTGGCCGCGGTGACGGTCACGGTGGGCACGGTAGCGGTCCGGACCTCGTCGTCGCCGCAGGTTGGACCGGAGGTGGCGGTGGTCGCGTCGCAGCGGGAGCTGTCACAGCAGATCGGGGCGGCACTCGACGCCGCCGACTGGCCGGTGCTGACCCCTCCCCCAGGCGAACTGGACACTCTGGGATTCACACGGGGGGACGGCCAGGGTTGCCGGCCCTCGGTCCCGGAGGGCAACGACTGCACCGTCACGCCACGCCCCCGCAGGCTGGCGGTCGTTGTCGGAGACTCGATCGGCAGTGCCTGGCTGCCCCTGGTGCGGCGGGTGCTCGAACCGGACGGGTGGGAGGTGCGGGACCTGACCTACGCCGGCTGCCCCTTCCTCGCCTCGGACACGGTGTCACCGACCGCCAGCATCACCGAGACGTGCCCCGGTCACCGGCGGGCGGTACGTACCGTCGTCGAGAACAGCCGGCCCGATCTGGTGATCCTCAGCAACGCCTACCGGCAGCGGTTCGCCGACACCGGCGGGAACCCGTCGCTGGCCGAGTGGGAGCAGGCCGCCCGCACGGCCAAGGAGAGGTGGCTCGGTGCGGCGGGCCGGGTGGTGGCCCTGCAACCGCCGCCGCTCGGCCCCGACCCGAAGACCTGCATCACCCGGCTCTCCGCGCCCCGCGACTGCATCTCGGCGCTCTCCGAGGAGTACCGGACGTACGCCGAGGCCGACCAGCGGGTCTGGGGTGGTAAGGGTTCCTGGTACATCCCCACCACGGACTGGTTCTGTCTTTCCGGCCGCTGCCCCATCTTCATCGGCGGGGTCATCGTGCGACGCGACGGCAACCACGTCACGCCCGACTACGCCCGCCGGTTGGCTCCGCTGTTCGACGACGCGCTGATTCCGATCCTCGGTCCGCCGTCGACCGACTAG
- a CDS encoding glycosyltransferase: protein MRLHFVLPQLEPLYGMELAAALLMRGLHDQGVEVSATVVSGPVPASLGDLAIDTLGLGTRITRLMEAVPPLRRRLPRLPANTQIVASGLWGSVPVGAALTGTGREYVAWEHSLLPERLRIDGRVRMLARAARARALRPRLVVAVSDGVARTVRRLAPEQRVVTILNPMPAKPFVAPREVPDRARIRLLTTAAFRPYKNHSCALEALALLPTNYQLTLAGDGEERELLHDTARRLGLQDRTTFLGRVPTVARLLTEADMLVHPSRAETFGFSIVEAAEAGLPVAALPVPALDEMIPTFVPGTLAADTSAEALAAAIVRLAGDGRPGVTDFERAWHARCTELDPATVGGRWVEALT from the coding sequence ATGCGTCTGCACTTCGTGCTCCCCCAACTGGAACCGCTGTACGGCATGGAACTCGCCGCCGCGCTGCTGATGCGAGGACTTCACGACCAGGGCGTCGAGGTGTCGGCGACCGTGGTGTCGGGGCCCGTCCCGGCCTCCCTGGGCGACCTGGCGATCGACACGCTCGGTCTCGGCACCCGGATCACCCGCCTGATGGAGGCGGTCCCACCGTTACGACGCCGGTTGCCACGTCTTCCGGCGAACACGCAGATCGTGGCGAGCGGACTCTGGGGCAGTGTCCCGGTCGGTGCCGCCTTGACCGGCACCGGTCGCGAGTACGTCGCCTGGGAACACTCGCTGCTGCCGGAGCGGCTGCGCATCGACGGCCGGGTCCGGATGCTCGCCCGGGCAGCCCGGGCCCGCGCGCTGCGGCCTCGACTCGTCGTCGCCGTCTCCGACGGTGTCGCGCGGACCGTCCGGCGACTCGCTCCCGAGCAGCGGGTGGTGACGATCCTCAACCCGATGCCGGCCAAGCCGTTCGTCGCGCCACGCGAGGTGCCGGACCGGGCGCGGATCCGCCTGCTCACCACGGCCGCCTTCCGGCCGTACAAGAACCACTCCTGCGCGCTCGAAGCGCTGGCCCTGCTGCCCACGAACTACCAGCTGACGCTCGCCGGGGACGGGGAGGAGCGTGAACTGCTGCACGACACGGCGCGCCGGCTCGGGTTGCAGGACCGTACGACCTTCCTCGGCCGGGTGCCGACGGTGGCCCGTCTCCTGACCGAGGCGGACATGCTGGTGCATCCGTCCCGTGCCGAGACGTTCGGCTTCAGCATCGTGGAGGCCGCCGAGGCGGGGTTGCCGGTCGCCGCGCTGCCGGTGCCCGCTCTGGACGAGATGATCCCGACCTTCGTCCCGGGCACGCTGGCGGCGGACACCTCGGCCGAGGCACTCGCCGCCGCGATCGTGCGGCTGGCCGGGGACGGCCGCCCCGGCGTCACGGACTTCGAGAGGGCGTGGCACGCCCGGTGCACCGAGTTGGACCCGGCGACGGTCGGGGGCCGGTGGGTGGAGGCGTTGACGTGA